In uncultured Cohaesibacter sp., a genomic segment contains:
- the flgA gene encoding flagellar basal body P-ring formation chaperone FlgA, which produces MTEAVVKAETATMRPVTRVVLTCGASLMMALALVQIAGAATRSVVTLPVPRATIAAGDVITLSALESRKFNATSFDRFSVVPNVNDILGKEAIRRLPVGMPIQRSAVRRREIVKRGEPAQLVFQDRGLEIIAHVEPLEDGVAGEIIRVRNVDTGLIVVGRVEENGTISIGP; this is translated from the coding sequence ATGACTGAGGCGGTTGTAAAGGCGGAAACCGCCACGATGCGGCCTGTGACACGCGTTGTCCTGACGTGCGGGGCCTCGCTGATGATGGCCCTTGCCCTTGTCCAGATCGCTGGCGCTGCAACCCGTTCCGTGGTGACCCTGCCGGTGCCACGGGCCACCATTGCGGCCGGGGATGTGATCACGCTTTCCGCGCTGGAAAGCCGCAAGTTCAATGCCACCAGTTTTGATCGCTTCTCCGTCGTCCCCAATGTCAATGACATTCTGGGCAAGGAGGCCATCCGCCGCCTGCCCGTGGGCATGCCGATCCAGCGCTCCGCCGTTCGCCGCCGCGAAATCGTCAAGCGTGGCGAGCCCGCCCAGCTGGTCTTTCAGGACCGGGGTCTGGAAATCATCGCCCATGTCGAGCCGCTGGAAGACGGGGTTGCAGGCGAAATCATCCGGGTCCGCAATGTCGACACCGGTCTGATCGTCGTCGGGCGCGTTGAAGAGAATGGTACGATTTCGATAGGGCCATAA